A single window of Sporosarcina sp. Marseille-Q4943 DNA harbors:
- a CDS encoding replication-relaxation family protein yields the protein MARANKKQVVKILQPLDIAILTGLYEYRALSTEQIMRRYELSRWYTYKKLRILRNSRLISTHPISGYLVNQNRQGSYHRISETGISCLREQGVPVERRADQLRINVRHLPFLLSTNDVMIDLEAYGWHMEDSRSVKAKFELNRGANVQGMLKSPRGTDYLFYMFLHGVGMKNLMKVSKELMDVSNPNYILFAKSAASYKTIVEHLSTNTSVIVQCQSLKVFPYTFAKYYLRHFEDEQKVMRFLEDFEVYDLSFKTDFKDTRKKIYDGLERIVRHEGEEKYLVNLLDTDLVKIYNVRHYRKEMYELDGRKVLLVTTSMTRPMHEQLLGEIHHVDYLEIDSRELIDYLKSIQPVRSI from the coding sequence ATGGCGCGAGCCAACAAAAAACAGGTGGTGAAGATACTACAACCTTTGGATATTGCGATACTGACGGGACTCTACGAATACCGTGCATTGAGTACGGAGCAGATCATGCGACGCTACGAACTGTCACGGTGGTACACGTACAAGAAACTCCGCATCTTGCGAAATTCCAGACTGATCAGCACGCATCCAATCAGCGGCTATCTGGTGAATCAGAACAGACAAGGCTCGTATCACCGTATCAGTGAAACGGGCATTTCCTGCTTGCGAGAGCAGGGGGTGCCTGTTGAACGGCGGGCAGACCAATTGCGCATCAACGTCCGTCACTTACCGTTCCTACTTTCCACCAATGACGTCATGATTGATTTGGAAGCGTATGGATGGCATATGGAAGACAGCAGGAGTGTGAAGGCGAAATTCGAACTGAACCGAGGGGCAAATGTACAAGGGATGCTGAAAAGTCCTAGGGGAACAGACTACCTCTTCTACATGTTTCTCCACGGAGTTGGAATGAAGAATCTCATGAAGGTATCCAAAGAACTGATGGACGTCAGCAATCCAAACTATATCCTTTTCGCCAAAAGCGCAGCAAGCTACAAGACGATTGTCGAGCACCTTTCAACCAATACGTCTGTCATTGTCCAATGCCAAAGCCTGAAAGTTTTCCCGTACACGTTCGCCAAATACTATTTGCGTCATTTTGAAGATGAACAAAAAGTCATGAGGTTTCTGGAAGACTTTGAAGTATACGACTTGTCCTTTAAAACGGATTTCAAAGATACCCGAAAGAAAATATACGATGGATTGGAGCGGATCGTCCGTCATGAAGGCGAAGAAAAGTATCTCGTGAATCTTCTCGATACCGATTTGGTCAAAATCTACAATGTCCGTCATTACCGTAAAGAAATGTACGAACTGGACGGTCGTAAAGTGCTACTGGTGACCACTTCCATGACGAGGCCCATGCACGAACAATTACTAGGCGAAATCCATCATGTCGATTATCTTGAAATTGATTCAAGGGAGCTGATCGATTATCTGAAGTCGATCCAACCCGTTCGTTCTATATAA
- a CDS encoding cold-shock protein translates to MKREGIVKWFKEEKGYGRIMLDGEDGNHVFVHFSSILPDKIRFLNGFRFLKEGQKVSFDLVENPNSTDQKQVAENVIIISD, encoded by the coding sequence TTGAAACGGGAAGGAATAGTAAAATGGTTTAAAGAAGAGAAAGGTTATGGCCGTATAATGCTTGATGGTGAAGATGGAAATCATGTTTTTGTTCATTTTAGTTCGATTTTACCTGATAAAATAAGATTTCTAAATGGATTCAGATTCCTTAAAGAAGGTCAAAAAGTATCCTTTGATTTAGTTGAAAACCCAAATTCTACTGACCAAAAGCAAGTTGCAGAAAATGTAATCATTATCTCAGACTAA
- a CDS encoding metal ABC transporter substrate-binding protein gives MGKNLFVLAVISLLLLVGCSQQETSPKAEDNNSSKTEMDVFIPTRESILENGRYPINDNGQTYGPNMEDMAVIFGDPDLMLATDENGTIGYVKKVDLDGPQPRTPAEAVRLTKEAKPREIPLYDIDGETIIGKFIVGR, from the coding sequence ATGGGGAAGAATTTATTTGTCTTAGCAGTAATTTCGTTACTCTTGTTAGTTGGTTGTTCACAACAAGAAACATCACCAAAAGCTGAAGATAATAATAGCAGTAAGACAGAGATGGATGTCTTTATACCGACCAGGGAAAGCATTTTAGAAAATGGCCGCTATCCGATAAATGATAATGGACAAACTTATGGACCAAATATGGAAGACATGGCGGTTATTTTCGGTGATCCTGATTTAATGTTGGCAACAGATGAGAACGGTACAATAGGTTATGTAAAAAAAGTAGATTTGGATGGTCCACAGCCTAGAACTCCTGCTGAAGCAGTAAGACTTACAAAAGAAGCTAAACCAAGAGAAATTCCTTTGTATGATATTGATGGAGAGACTATTATTGGTAAGTTTATTGTAGGTCGATAA
- the merR gene encoding Hg(II)-responsive transcriptional regulator: MSYRISVFAEKCDVNKETIRYYEQRALLKEPSRTNEGYRIYSDDDIKRVKFIKRTQDLGFSLNEIYKLLGVVDNDEVRCKNIFEFVSKKEIEIQEQIADLKRIESMLRDLKSRCPDQKALHQCPIIETIIFD; encoded by the coding sequence ATGAGTTACAGAATTAGTGTATTTGCAGAAAAATGCGATGTAAATAAAGAGACGATTAGATATTACGAACAAAGAGCATTATTAAAAGAGCCTTCACGAACGAATGAAGGTTATAGGATATATTCAGATGATGATATTAAACGTGTAAAATTTATCAAAAGAACACAAGACCTTGGCTTTTCATTGAATGAAATCTATAAATTGCTTGGAGTTGTTGATAATGATGAAGTTCGTTGCAAAAATATATTTGAATTTGTATCAAAAAAGGAAATAGAAATTCAGGAACAAATTGCAGATTTAAAGCGTATTGAGTCAATGTTAAGGGACTTAAAAAGTCGATGTCCAGATCAAAAAGCATTACATCAATGTCCAATTATCGAAACGATAATCTTTGATTGA
- the merA gene encoding mercury(II) reductase, which translates to MKKYRVKIIGMTCTGCEEHVAVALENIGAKEIEVDFLREEAVFELPNDVEVEIAKKAISDAEYQPGETEEVQQQESVQLGDEGDYDYDYIIIGSGGASFSSAIEAAKYGANVAIIERGTVGGTCVNIGCVPSKTLLRAGEINHIAKNNPFVGLHTSAGNVDLTPLIKQKNDLVTDLRNSKYVDLIDDYGFELIKGEAKFVDEKTVEVNGIQLSAKRFLIATGASPAVPKILGIEEVDYLTSTSLLELKQVPKRLTVIGSGYIGMELGQLFHHLGSEVTLMQRSPRLLKEYDPEVSEAITQALTEQGINLVTGATFDRVEQDGEIKKVYITVDGRTKVVESDQLLVATGRKPNTTTLNLEVAGVEVGSRGEIMIDEYSKTTNSSIYAAGDVTLVPQFVYVAAYQGGIAAGNAIGGLNKKLNLEVVPGVTFTAPAIATVGLTEQQAKEQGYEVKTSVLPLDAVPRALVNRETTGVFKLVADAKTMKILGAHVVAENAGEVIYAVTLAVKFGLTVEDLRETMAPYLTMAEGLKLAALTFDKDVSKLSCCAG; encoded by the coding sequence GTGAAAAAATATCGGGTTAAAATCATTGGAATGACTTGCACGGGCTGTGAAGAACATGTTGCTGTTGCTCTTGAAAACATCGGTGCAAAAGAGATTGAAGTGGATTTTCTTCGCGAGGAAGCTGTTTTTGAACTTCCGAATGACGTGGAGGTGGAAATAGCGAAAAAGGCAATTTCTGATGCCGAATACCAGCCTGGAGAGACAGAAGAAGTACAACAGCAAGAATCGGTTCAACTTGGAGATGAAGGCGATTATGATTATGACTACATTATCATTGGTTCTGGTGGAGCATCCTTTTCATCTGCCATTGAAGCCGCGAAATACGGAGCGAACGTGGCAATCATCGAACGTGGCACAGTGGGTGGAACATGTGTGAACATCGGATGTGTTCCTTCAAAGACGCTGTTAAGAGCTGGAGAAATCAATCATATAGCAAAAAACAATCCGTTTGTGGGCTTGCACACGTCAGCAGGCAATGTCGATTTGACTCCATTAATTAAGCAGAAAAACGATTTGGTGACGGATCTTCGAAACTCGAAATATGTTGATTTAATTGATGACTATGGCTTTGAATTAATAAAAGGTGAAGCGAAATTCGTGGATGAAAAAACTGTCGAAGTGAATGGCATACAGTTATCAGCCAAACGATTTTTAATCGCGACAGGTGCTTCACCAGCTGTACCAAAGATTCTTGGAATAGAAGAGGTAGATTATTTAACAAGTACATCATTACTTGAATTAAAACAGGTTCCAAAACGTCTTACAGTCATTGGTTCAGGTTATATCGGTATGGAATTGGGACAACTATTCCATCATTTGGGTTCAGAAGTAACGTTGATGCAAAGAAGTCCACGACTGTTAAAGGAATACGATCCTGAAGTTTCAGAAGCAATCACGCAAGCATTAACAGAACAAGGGATTAATTTAGTAACAGGGGCAACTTTTGATCGTGTTGAACAAGATGGCGAGATAAAAAAGGTTTATATAACGGTAGATGGCAGGACAAAAGTCGTTGAATCAGACCAGTTACTTGTTGCGACGGGAAGAAAACCAAATACGACGACTTTGAATTTAGAGGTAGCTGGTGTTGAAGTAGGCTCGCGTGGTGAAATTATGATCGATGAGTATTCAAAAACAACGAATTCAAGCATCTATGCAGCAGGAGATGTGACGCTTGTTCCTCAATTTGTATATGTGGCAGCTTATCAAGGTGGAATTGCAGCAGGAAATGCCATCGGAGGACTGAATAAAAAGCTGAATTTAGAAGTGGTTCCAGGGGTTACGTTTACAGCTCCAGCGATTGCAACCGTTGGTTTAACGGAGCAACAAGCAAAAGAGCAAGGCTATGAAGTGAAAACATCCGTCTTGCCTTTAGATGCCGTTCCGAGAGCTTTGGTTAATCGAGAAACAACAGGTGTTTTTAAATTAGTGGCAGACGCAAAAACAATGAAGATATTAGGGGCTCATGTGGTAGCAGAAAATGCAGGAGAAGTAATTTATGCGGTGACACTGGCTGTCAAATTCGGTTTAACCGTGGAGGACCTCCGAGAAACCATGGCTCCATATTTAACAATGGCAGAAGGATTAAAATTAGCTGCCCTTACGTTTGATAAAGATGTATCAAAACTATCTTGTTGTGCAGGTTAA
- a CDS encoding NUDIX domain-containing protein, giving the protein MDYCEKMREMIGNSPLIIVRPSVAIINQSEDILLYRYIGGTWGIPGGVLQLNESIEECIKRTVQEDVGITLNTLQLFGVYSGKELINRVEESGDQYHTVAIGYLCADFEGELTPDENQAIEAQFFNLDQLPSETDPFIKNKLLQLKGQLDIKKTSC; this is encoded by the coding sequence ATGGATTATTGCGAAAAGATGAGAGAGATGATTGGAAATTCCCCATTAATCATCGTCCGACCAAGTGTAGCGATCATCAATCAATCAGAAGATATTTTATTGTATCGATACATAGGTGGAACATGGGGTATTCCTGGTGGCGTTTTGCAGTTAAATGAGTCCATTGAGGAGTGTATTAAACGAACTGTACAAGAAGATGTTGGTATCACGTTAAATACATTGCAGTTATTTGGTGTCTATTCTGGCAAAGAATTAATTAATCGTGTAGAGGAAAGTGGCGATCAGTATCATACTGTTGCAATTGGTTATTTATGCGCAGACTTTGAAGGAGAACTAACTCCTGATGAGAATCAAGCAATTGAAGCTCAATTTTTTAACTTAGACCAATTACCTTCAGAAACCGATCCTTTTATTAAGAACAAATTACTTCAACTAAAAGGGCAACTTGATATAAAGAAAACTTCTTGTTGA
- a CDS encoding YdhK family protein: MFKKKLLIGIVALLLTVILAACGGGNGENTSDSNAGSENDTTENVTQSEEKSDTSEEMEGMDHSGMNHSSSGEVPEDLADAENPTYPVGSEAVMHANHMGGMDGAVATIDGAYDTTVYAVTYTPTTGGEKVENHKWVIHEEIENAEEQPYEQGDEVVLEADHMEGMEGATATIDSAEDTTVYMVSYTDTKTGEEVEYHKWVTEDELSSVE, from the coding sequence ATGTTTAAAAAGAAACTACTGATAGGGATTGTAGCTTTATTGCTGACGGTTATATTGGCAGCTTGTGGCGGTGGCAATGGAGAAAATACGTCTGATAGTAACGCTGGATCAGAAAATGACACAACCGAAAACGTAACACAGTCTGAAGAGAAATCAGATACCTCTGAAGAAATGGAAGGAATGGATCATTCTGGTATGAACCATTCAAGTTCAGGTGAAGTTCCAGAGGATTTAGCAGATGCTGAAAATCCAACATATCCAGTTGGAAGCGAAGCAGTAATGCATGCGAACCATATGGGAGGCATGGATGGAGCTGTTGCAACTATTGATGGTGCTTATGATACAACTGTATATGCTGTAACCTATACGCCTACTACTGGTGGAGAAAAAGTTGAAAATCACAAGTGGGTTATTCATGAAGAAATTGAAAATGCCGAGGAACAGCCATATGAGCAAGGGGATGAAGTTGTCCTTGAAGCAGATCATATGGAGGGCATGGAAGGAGCTACAGCTACCATTGATTCGGCAGAAGATACAACTGTCTATATGGTAAGCTATACAGATACAAAAACTGGGGAAGAAGTCGAATATCATAAATGGGTGACTGAAGATGAACTATCATCAGTTGAATAG
- a CDS encoding type IV secretory system conjugative DNA transfer family protein gives MGMPIVWQGSDCFTHLLAVGPTRCGKTATILKPMIYQLLLQKKRGVPLGLSVVEPKGDVAEMVNEMCLEMDIPCIHVDPNKTDSASFNPMEGEADTVAEATVVVLKGLFGKQDAFFATVQELSARNVTKLLKELHGDDMDIIDVMNTLRDQHVLQQKVAELKHRDGMTDLVHFFESELLGSMREKYHQFVIGLRAQLENIVSNEALRTIMTGRSDVNIDEHLETGGVLAVNTALGKLRKAGDAFGQFMIMHLQNGTFRRPGTEDTRIPHFLIVDEYSRYINPDVEIFLSLAAEYRVAGIFATQSLGQLEIESGNLAPKAMKQAILTSCRNKICFGGISAQDAKEFAEEFGKDKVIMRQSTYKNRVLLPHLFPDSYRDTEDEEYRFDPTDLMDGIPRFNFVHKLLQDGTPQKPALAKGQFVPRNWKELREWEDQKSFKKVNLDSFRNIFQRHKKIKKGRASESELVKQVGAESQAERSIQHELDTLVSFGVTPNKKLSRSPLSKDTKQDTGIENVDMKEEVSSKSTTQSSTVKTVIPPKIKEKEASNVVRSNDGFWD, from the coding sequence ATGGGAATGCCCATTGTATGGCAAGGAAGTGATTGCTTCACACATCTGCTTGCTGTCGGTCCAACCCGTTGCGGCAAGACAGCGACAATATTGAAACCGATGATATATCAATTGTTGCTTCAAAAGAAAAGGGGTGTCCCTTTAGGCCTTTCAGTCGTTGAGCCAAAAGGCGATGTAGCTGAAATGGTGAATGAAATGTGTTTAGAAATGGATATCCCTTGTATCCATGTAGACCCGAACAAAACCGATTCTGCTAGTTTCAATCCGATGGAAGGAGAAGCCGATACTGTGGCCGAAGCGACAGTCGTCGTATTAAAAGGGTTGTTCGGTAAGCAGGATGCATTCTTTGCAACTGTACAGGAATTGTCGGCAAGGAACGTCACTAAACTGCTGAAAGAACTGCATGGAGACGACATGGATATTATCGATGTAATGAATACTCTTCGCGATCAGCACGTCCTACAGCAAAAAGTGGCGGAACTGAAACACAGGGACGGAATGACGGATCTTGTTCATTTCTTCGAGTCGGAATTGCTCGGCAGCATGCGGGAGAAGTACCACCAGTTCGTCATAGGGTTACGTGCGCAACTTGAAAACATCGTCAGTAACGAAGCCTTGAGAACCATTATGACAGGAAGGAGCGATGTGAACATTGATGAACATTTGGAGACAGGCGGTGTACTCGCGGTCAATACAGCACTCGGCAAGCTTCGAAAAGCAGGCGATGCTTTTGGTCAATTCATGATTATGCACCTGCAAAACGGTACGTTCAGGAGACCAGGTACTGAAGATACTCGGATTCCTCATTTTTTAATTGTCGATGAATATAGCCGATACATTAATCCAGACGTTGAGATTTTCTTATCACTCGCTGCCGAATATCGGGTAGCGGGTATTTTTGCGACTCAATCCCTTGGCCAACTCGAAATCGAGTCGGGAAATCTTGCTCCGAAGGCAATGAAACAAGCGATTCTTACATCATGTAGGAACAAAATCTGTTTTGGAGGCATCTCTGCACAAGATGCAAAGGAATTCGCTGAGGAGTTCGGCAAGGACAAGGTCATCATGAGGCAGAGCACATACAAGAATCGTGTATTGCTGCCTCACCTCTTTCCGGATTCCTATCGTGATACTGAAGATGAGGAATATAGGTTCGACCCAACGGATTTGATGGACGGTATCCCAAGATTCAACTTTGTCCATAAGCTTCTGCAGGACGGGACCCCTCAGAAACCGGCACTAGCAAAAGGTCAATTTGTGCCTCGTAATTGGAAGGAGTTGAGGGAGTGGGAAGATCAAAAGTCTTTTAAGAAGGTGAATCTTGATAGCTTTCGTAACATTTTCCAACGACACAAGAAAATCAAAAAAGGACGAGCGTCTGAATCTGAACTTGTGAAACAAGTGGGGGCTGAGTCACAAGCAGAACGAAGTATTCAGCATGAACTTGATACGCTAGTTTCTTTTGGTGTAACGCCTAATAAAAAACTATCTCGCAGTCCTCTATCTAAAGATACAAAGCAGGATACCGGAATAGAGAACGTTGATATGAAAGAAGAAGTATCGAGCAAGAGCACCACTCAATCATCTACAGTCAAAACTGTAATTCCACCGAAAATAAAAGAGAAAGAAGCAAGCAACGTCGTAAGGTCCAATGACGGATTCTGGGATTAA